The following are from one region of the Anabas testudineus chromosome 2, fAnaTes1.2, whole genome shotgun sequence genome:
- the arhgef7b gene encoding rho guanine nucleotide exchange factor 7b isoform X3 has translation MNSAEQTVTWLITLGVLESPKKSISDPEAFLQTSLQDGSVLCRLLERLRPGTVDKFFQEPRSDSESQRNISEFLKGCGAFGVEPFEVSDLLQGLNFSKVLSSLVSLNKATEVVAVPGDTVCVPHSSTLRIKSFDCLNTQIRSSKPLQPQSRSLDMSEGSGCGQLLVKARFPFQQTNEDELSFSKGDIISVIRQEDGGWWEGSFNGKTGWFPSNYVRELKGNDKTSDKPKSGTLKSPPKGFDNTIISKTYYNVVLQNILEAETEYSRELQSLLGSYLRSLHPTDRLSSVDISYIQGNLEEISTFQQMLVQSLEEHTKLPESQQRIGGFFLSLIPQMKIIYVAYCSNHPSAVNVLTQHSEELGEYMESKGASTPGILTLTTSLSKPFTRLERYPTLLKELERHMEDQHPDRADLHTSMTAFKNLAAQCQEVRKKKDLELQILTEPIRNWEGDDIKTLGPVLHMSQATIHTQNCQESNERYLVLFPHTLLMLSASLRMSGFIYQGRVPLSGMLISRIEDGENLRNAFEISGGQCERMQVACNSQQELQDWLDLLTKHTHTPSSHSHKPQSVCHTLPSHPGTPSRHSESRGGSSGYAYHTLPHLSSYGSANNSTPMWGPLEPPSTPKPWSLSCLRPAPPLRPSAALCYKEDMSKSPKNMKKLLPKRKPERKPSEEDFTVRKSTAALEEDAQILKVIEAYCTSAKTRQTLNSTWQGTDLMHNHVLADTSLTVAGFPGNPPCSDQSEDSDYDSIWTAHSYRTASFSRSSRKDVHMLFPEEEKIIVEETRSNGQTVMEERSLVDTVYSLKDEVQELKQDNKRMKRTLEEEQRARKELERIIRRVLKNMNDPTWDETNL, from the exons cCTTTTGAAGTCAGTGACCTCCTGCAGGGACTGAACTTCTCCAAGGTCCTAAGTTCTCTAGTTTCCCTTAACAAGGCTACCGAAG TTGTAGCTGTTCCtggtgacactgtgtgtgtgcctcaCTCCTCAACACTGAGGATTAAGTCCTTTGACTGTCTGAACACTCAGATTCGCTCCTCTAAACCACTACAGCCCCAGTCTCGCAGCTTG GACATGTCAGAGGGCAGTGGGTGTGGCCAGTTGCTGGTCAAGGCTCGCTTTCCCTTCCAGCAGACCAATGAGGATGAACTGTCCTTCTCCAAGGGTGACATCATCAGTGTGATCAGACAGGAGGACGGGGGCTGGTGGGAAGGCTCTTTCAATGGCAAGACTGGGTGGTTCCCGAGCAACTATGTACGGGAGCTGAAAGGAAATG atAAAACATCAGACAAGCCGAAGTCAGGGACACTGAAAAGTCCGCCAAAAGGTTTTGACAACACTATAATCAGTAAAACCTACTACAACGTG GTCCTACAGAATATCCTGGAAGCAGAAACAGAATATTCCAGGGAGCTACAGAGTCTTCTGGGTTCATACTTGCGCTCGCTTCACCCCACAGACAG ACTCAGCAGTGTTGATATCAGCTACATTCAGGGAAATCTGGAGGAAATCTCAACCTTCCAACAGATGTTGGTTCAGTCATTGGAGGAGCATACAAA ACTTCCAGAGAGCCAGCAGAGGATTGGGGGGTTCTTCTTGAGCCTAATCCCCCAGATGAAGATCATCTATGTGGCGTACTGCTCCAACCACCCGTCTGCTGTCAATGTACTCACACAACACAG TGAGGAGCTGGGAGAGTACATGGAGTCAAAGGGGGCGTCTACTCCTGGGATCCTGACTCTGACCACTAGTCTGAGTAAACCATTCACCAGACTGGAAAGATACCCAACACTGCTGAAGGAACTAGAGAGACACATGGAG GACCAACACCCTGACAGAGCTGACCTCCATACTTCTATGACGGCCTTCAAAAACCTTGCA gctcAGTGTcaggaggtcaggaagaagaaggaccTGGAGTTGCAGATTTTAACGGAGCCAATCAGAAACTGGGAGGGTGATGACATCAAAACCCTCGGTCCTGTTCTCCACATGTCCCAGGCGACAATTCACACACAGAACTGTCAG GAATCAAACGAACGGTACCTCGTCCTCTTCCCTCACACTCTGCTCATGCTATCTGCCAGCTTGAGAATGAGTGGATTCATCTATCAG GGGAGGGTGCCACTATCAGGAATGCTCATCTCTAGAATagaagatggagaaaatctGAGGAATGCTTTTGAAATATCTG GTGGCCAGTGTGAGCGGATGCAGGTGGCGTGTAACAGTCAGCAAGAGCTACAGGACTGGCTGGACCTGctcaccaaacacacacacactccgtcctcacactcacacaagccTCAGTCCGTCTGTCACACA CTGCCCTCTCACCCCGGCACTCCTTCAAGACACTCAGAGTCACGTGGAGGGAGCAGTGGATACGCTTATCACACCCTTCCCCATCTGTCCTCATATGGGTCAGCAAACAATAGCACCCCAATGTGGGGACCCCTGGAGCCACCAAGTACACCCAAACCCTGGAGCCTGAGCTGCCTTCGTCCTGCACCTCCACTCCGgccctctgctgctctctgctacAAGGAG gATATGAGTAAAAGTCCAAAGAACATGAAGAAGCTGCTCCCTaagagaaagccagagaggAAACCTTCAGAAGAAGATTTTACTGTCAGAAAGA GTACAGCAGCTTTAGAGGAGGACGCTCAGATACTGAAAGTGATTGAGGCCTACTGCACCAGCGCTAAGACACGACAGACTCTCAACTCca CATGGCAAGGGACTGACCTCATGCACAACCACGTGCTCGCTGACACCAGCCTCACCGTTGCTGGTTTTCCTGGCAACCCACCTTGTTCCGACCAATCGGAGGACTCCGATTATGACAGTATTTGGACTGCCCATAGTTACAGGACTGCTTCATTTTCTC GCTCCAGCAGGAAGGACGTTCACATGTTGTtcccagaggaggagaagattATAGTGGAGGAAACCAGGAGCAACGGACAAACTGTAATggaggagag GAGTCTGGTAGACACTGTGTACAGTCTTAAAGATGAGGTCCAGGAACTCAAACAG GACAAtaagaggatgaagaggacgTTGGAGGAGGAGCAACGAGCTAGGAAAGAGCTGGAGAGGATCATCAGGAGAGTTCTGAAGAACATGAACGACCCGACCTGGGATGAGACTAACCTCTGA
- the arhgef7b gene encoding rho guanine nucleotide exchange factor 7b isoform X1 encodes MLIGFKKLESTTKEKRKKLNGGEEWADVMKHISQAVDFPIRLIRSMSAMLLEAKASITSSLTDISVVILPDSHRTSRGRARLAEITEWMARPFEVSDLLQGLNFSKVLSSLVSLNKATEVVAVPGDTVCVPHSSTLRIKSFDCLNTQIRSSKPLQPQSRSLDMSEGSGCGQLLVKARFPFQQTNEDELSFSKGDIISVIRQEDGGWWEGSFNGKTGWFPSNYVRELKGNDKTSDKPKSGTLKSPPKGFDNTIISKTYYNVVLQNILEAETEYSRELQSLLGSYLRSLHPTDRLSSVDISYIQGNLEEISTFQQMLVQSLEEHTKLPESQQRIGGFFLSLIPQMKIIYVAYCSNHPSAVNVLTQHSEELGEYMESKGASTPGILTLTTSLSKPFTRLERYPTLLKELERHMEDQHPDRADLHTSMTAFKNLAAQCQEVRKKKDLELQILTEPIRNWEGDDIKTLGPVLHMSQATIHTQNCQESNERYLVLFPHTLLMLSASLRMSGFIYQGRVPLSGMLISRIEDGENLRNAFEISGGQCERMQVACNSQQELQDWLDLLTKHTHTPSSHSHKPQSVCHTLPSHPGTPSRHSESRGGSSGYAYHTLPHLSSYGSANNSTPMWGPLEPPSTPKPWSLSCLRPAPPLRPSAALCYKEDMSKSPKNMKKLLPKRKPERKPSEEDFTVRKSTAALEEDAQILKVIEAYCTSAKTRQTLNSSSSRKDVHMLFPEEEKIIVEETRSNGQTVMEERSLVDTVYSLKDEVQELKQDNKRMKRTLEEEQRARKELERIIRRVLKNMNDPTWDETNL; translated from the exons atGTTGATAGGCTTTAAAAAACTGGAGTCCACgacaaaggagaaaaggaaaaaattaaaTGGAGGAGAAGAGTGGGCTGATGTAATGAAACACATCAGCCAGGCAGTGGATTTCCCAATCAGGTTGATTAGAAGCATGTCCGCCATGTTGCTGGAAGCCAAGGCGTCCATTACCAGCAGCCTGACTGACATCAGTGTAGTAATTCTTCCAGACAGTCATCGGACAAGCAGAGGACGAGCCAGACTGGCGGAGATTACAGAGTGGATGGCAAGA cCTTTTGAAGTCAGTGACCTCCTGCAGGGACTGAACTTCTCCAAGGTCCTAAGTTCTCTAGTTTCCCTTAACAAGGCTACCGAAG TTGTAGCTGTTCCtggtgacactgtgtgtgtgcctcaCTCCTCAACACTGAGGATTAAGTCCTTTGACTGTCTGAACACTCAGATTCGCTCCTCTAAACCACTACAGCCCCAGTCTCGCAGCTTG GACATGTCAGAGGGCAGTGGGTGTGGCCAGTTGCTGGTCAAGGCTCGCTTTCCCTTCCAGCAGACCAATGAGGATGAACTGTCCTTCTCCAAGGGTGACATCATCAGTGTGATCAGACAGGAGGACGGGGGCTGGTGGGAAGGCTCTTTCAATGGCAAGACTGGGTGGTTCCCGAGCAACTATGTACGGGAGCTGAAAGGAAATG atAAAACATCAGACAAGCCGAAGTCAGGGACACTGAAAAGTCCGCCAAAAGGTTTTGACAACACTATAATCAGTAAAACCTACTACAACGTG GTCCTACAGAATATCCTGGAAGCAGAAACAGAATATTCCAGGGAGCTACAGAGTCTTCTGGGTTCATACTTGCGCTCGCTTCACCCCACAGACAG ACTCAGCAGTGTTGATATCAGCTACATTCAGGGAAATCTGGAGGAAATCTCAACCTTCCAACAGATGTTGGTTCAGTCATTGGAGGAGCATACAAA ACTTCCAGAGAGCCAGCAGAGGATTGGGGGGTTCTTCTTGAGCCTAATCCCCCAGATGAAGATCATCTATGTGGCGTACTGCTCCAACCACCCGTCTGCTGTCAATGTACTCACACAACACAG TGAGGAGCTGGGAGAGTACATGGAGTCAAAGGGGGCGTCTACTCCTGGGATCCTGACTCTGACCACTAGTCTGAGTAAACCATTCACCAGACTGGAAAGATACCCAACACTGCTGAAGGAACTAGAGAGACACATGGAG GACCAACACCCTGACAGAGCTGACCTCCATACTTCTATGACGGCCTTCAAAAACCTTGCA gctcAGTGTcaggaggtcaggaagaagaaggaccTGGAGTTGCAGATTTTAACGGAGCCAATCAGAAACTGGGAGGGTGATGACATCAAAACCCTCGGTCCTGTTCTCCACATGTCCCAGGCGACAATTCACACACAGAACTGTCAG GAATCAAACGAACGGTACCTCGTCCTCTTCCCTCACACTCTGCTCATGCTATCTGCCAGCTTGAGAATGAGTGGATTCATCTATCAG GGGAGGGTGCCACTATCAGGAATGCTCATCTCTAGAATagaagatggagaaaatctGAGGAATGCTTTTGAAATATCTG GTGGCCAGTGTGAGCGGATGCAGGTGGCGTGTAACAGTCAGCAAGAGCTACAGGACTGGCTGGACCTGctcaccaaacacacacacactccgtcctcacactcacacaagccTCAGTCCGTCTGTCACACA CTGCCCTCTCACCCCGGCACTCCTTCAAGACACTCAGAGTCACGTGGAGGGAGCAGTGGATACGCTTATCACACCCTTCCCCATCTGTCCTCATATGGGTCAGCAAACAATAGCACCCCAATGTGGGGACCCCTGGAGCCACCAAGTACACCCAAACCCTGGAGCCTGAGCTGCCTTCGTCCTGCACCTCCACTCCGgccctctgctgctctctgctacAAGGAG gATATGAGTAAAAGTCCAAAGAACATGAAGAAGCTGCTCCCTaagagaaagccagagaggAAACCTTCAGAAGAAGATTTTACTGTCAGAAAGA GTACAGCAGCTTTAGAGGAGGACGCTCAGATACTGAAAGTGATTGAGGCCTACTGCACCAGCGCTAAGACACGACAGACTCTCAACTCca GCTCCAGCAGGAAGGACGTTCACATGTTGTtcccagaggaggagaagattATAGTGGAGGAAACCAGGAGCAACGGACAAACTGTAATggaggagag GAGTCTGGTAGACACTGTGTACAGTCTTAAAGATGAGGTCCAGGAACTCAAACAG GACAAtaagaggatgaagaggacgTTGGAGGAGGAGCAACGAGCTAGGAAAGAGCTGGAGAGGATCATCAGGAGAGTTCTGAAGAACATGAACGACCCGACCTGGGATGAGACTAACCTCTGA